The genome window GCAGAGGATCGGCGTGATGCCGATACCGCCCGCGAACAGCACGCTGTACTCCGCCCCATGCTCCAACGGGAACAGGTTGCGTGGCTCGCTGATCCGCAGCCGGGTACCTTCGTGCACTTGCTCGTGCATGGCCTGCGAGCCGCCGCGAGACGCCGGGTCGAGCAACACGCCCAGCAGGTAGCGGTGGTGCTCTTGCGGGTGATTGCATAGTGAGTACTGGCGCACCAGGCCATTGGGCAGATGCACGTCGATATGCGAGCCGGCACTGAAAGCAGGCAGCGTGGAATCGTCGGCCGGGACCAGTTCGAAGCTGTAGATGCCTTCGGCTTCGCGATGCTTGCGGGTCACAACGACATCGATCATCACTGGGCACCCACTGAATGTTCAGCGGCAATCAGCCGATCGAGCACGCGCCGCGCGCGAATGGCTCCGGCATCTCCGATCAGCAAGACCGGTTTAAGGTCCCAGAAGCCCGCATCTCCCATCATCCGCTGCTGAGCCTCCAGCATTGGCAAATCTTCATCGGCAAAAGGCTGGCTGATCGCGGCCACCTGCTCATCAGCGAGTCTCTCGGCGAACTCGCCCATCGCCTTGGGAAAACAGACTGAGAACCAGTAGTGCGTCGTGGTTTCGGTCTCTGGGGTGAACAGATGGGGGATCGGCGTGGAAACGCCCTGCTCCCTGGGGAGCCCTGTCGCCACTGCACCGGAGAACAGCAACATATTCGCAGGGGCATCCCAACGCACGTCGATCCAACGATCCACCGGGATGCCTTGGGGGATGTTCCAGGCCTTGTAGAGAAACTCAGGCATGATTTCCGCAACAGTTTGGCGATTGGACCAGACGGTGTCGCCGTCCTCCCGGACGTTCGTCAGCGCGCTCTTGACACCATCGCCACCCAACGTAGCCGGGTGCAGAAACTCGATATGACTCAGGTCCATGATGTTGTCGGTTTCCAGCACGTAGTTGGCCTTGGCGTGCAGGTAGCGTTTGCCGACATACCAATTGTCATTGTCCATGCAACTGAAATCCGGGATCAGCGCCGCATCGGCCTGGGGCGTATCGCCCATCCAGATCCACAACAAGCTATGCCGTTCAACCAGGGGATAGGCCTTGACCTTGGCGGCCCGGGGAATAGCACCATCGCCGTGGGGGTTGTGCACGCAGGTGCCATGGCCATCAAACGTCAGGCCGTGGTACGGACACTGCACCGCATCGCCCTTGAGCACGCCCATGCCCAAGGGCGCAAAACGGTGTGGGCACCGATCGGCAATGGCTTGAGCGGTGCCTTGGGTATCACGGAAAAACACCACGGGCTCATTGAGCAGGGTTCGTTGGAACAGCGCCCCGGCCTTGACCTCGACGCCCCAGGCGGCCGCATACCAGACGTTGCGTAGAAAACTCATCGCAATTCCTCTTTTCAAAACGACAGGTGGGTCACAGGCTGGCTTGTGTCCTTGCCCGCTCGGCTTCAATCAACCGACGCAGAACACGTCGGCAACGTACGGCGCCGGCATCGACTGGCAGCAACACTGGGTTAAGGCCGAGCAGATCAACTTCGCCAATCTGGCGCTGTTGAGCCTCGACCATGGGTTTGTCTTCACCGGCGAAAATACCGATCAACATGTCCTGGACGAAGGCATTCAACTGAGCATTGTCCTGCTCGAAACTGCGTGTATTGGCAAAGAAGTAATGGGTGTTCGTCGCGTCCTGCGGTGTCATCAGGTGCAGGTTCCATGTCACGGGACCCTCTTCCCTGGGGCACCCTGGAGGCGTGGCGCCACTGCCCAGCAGCATCAGGCCGGGTGCGTGCCAGATGACTTCGGCCCAGACGTCTGCCCGGGTCGGGTCTTCAAGGTGAGCGCCGAAAGCCGGCGGGGGAACGTCATCGGGC of Pseudomonas fluorescens contains these proteins:
- a CDS encoding aromatic ring-hydroxylating dioxygenase subunit alpha; translation: MSFLRNVWYAAAWGVEVKAGALFQRTLLNEPVVFFRDTQGTAQAIADRCPHRFAPLGMGVLKGDAVQCPYHGLTFDGHGTCVHNPHGDGAIPRAAKVKAYPLVERHSLLWIWMGDTPQADAALIPDFSCMDNDNWYVGKRYLHAKANYVLETDNIMDLSHIEFLHPATLGGDGVKSALTNVREDGDTVWSNRQTVAEIMPEFLYKAWNIPQGIPVDRWIDVRWDAPANMLLFSGAVATGLPREQGVSTPIPHLFTPETETTTHYWFSVCFPKAMGEFAERLADEQVAAISQPFADEDLPMLEAQQRMMGDAGFWDLKPVLLIGDAGAIRARRVLDRLIAAEHSVGAQ